AGGCGCAGGTGCAATCGCAGGCGGTGCAGTCGGCCACGCGGGCCACGGCGCTGTCCGATTCGCGCTATCGCAACGGCCTGGTCAGCCAACTGGATCTGCTGGATGCCCGTCGCAGCGAACTGCGCAACCGGCGCGCGGCCTTGCAGGTGCAGGCGGCGCAGTATCAGGCGACCGTGGGCCTGGTGCGGGCGCTGGGTGGCGGCTGGGCCTCGAGCGCCCCAGCCGCCTGATCGGGCGAGGAAGGATCACCGATCCCACCGTCCTCCTGAGAGACGAACGACGCCGATGCGGCGTCATTGGGGCGTGCAGCGATGCACGCCCTTTTTTTCGTCGGTGATGGCCGCGACGGTGAAGCGCCTCGCCAATCAGCCTCCCGCCGCCGGATCGCGATCGGCGAGCAGGAACGGCAGCGCGGCATCGAGCAGGGCGTGCGGTGCTTCCTCGGGAATGTAGTGACCGCAGGGCAAGGTGCCGCCGCTGACATCGCCGGCCACACGCTGCCATTCCGCCAGCGGATCGAAACACTTGGCGACCACGCCCTGCGCACCCCACAGCACCCGCAGCGGCATCGCCAGCCGGGCGCCTTGGTCGCGGTCCTGGCGGTCGTGGACCAGATCGATGCCGGCGGCCGCGCGGTAGTCCTCGCACAGACCATGCGCGGTGCCCGGCAACGCGAGGGCGCGTTGGTACTCGGCGAAGGCGCGGGGGTCGAAGGCGGCCAGGCCCGCATGGCGACGGCCCATCACGTCCAGCGCATAGGCGGCGGGATCGGCCTCGATCAGGCGTTCAGGCAACGGGGCCGGCTGGATGAGGAAGAACCAGTGCCAGTACGCGCGGGCAAAGGCTTCGGTGGTTTGCTCATACATCGCCAGCGTGGGCGCGATGTCCAGCAGCACCATGCGGCGGACGGCCTCCGGATGGTCCGCCGCCAGTCGATGCGCCACGCG
The Roseateles amylovorans genome window above contains:
- a CDS encoding alpha/beta fold hydrolase yields the protein MTENARPVVQFLDQPHPGDALFPPQTRRLTVEVESATAAEPAVQIHARVLSHQPGAPALLLLHGHPQTHVIWHRVLPTLADHFTVVMPDLRGYGESSKPVGDADHVRYSKRRMALDMRLLMGALGHDAFHVLAHDRGARVAHRLAADHPEAVRRMVLLDIAPTLAMYEQTTEAFARAYWHWFFLIQPAPLPERLIEADPAAYALDVMGRRHAGLAAFDPRAFAEYQRALALPGTAHGLCEDYRAAAGIDLVHDRQDRDQGARLAMPLRVLWGAQGVVAKCFDPLAEWQRVAGDVSGGTLPCGHYIPEEAPHALLDAALPFLLADRDPAAGG